The genomic segment CTGGTGGCGGGGGGCACCTGCTCCGTCCAGCCGAGGAAGGGGACGAGTGCCGCGTCCAGCGCCTCCGGCGTGAGGGCCGTGGCATCACCCTCATGGACGACCCGGCCGAGCAGATCTCCGTTGTCCGTCTCCCTTCCCCAGACGACCTCGGCGTCGTACGTCTTGGGCACGGCGTGCAGCAACTCCATGAGGTGCGTGGCGGGGCCCGCCAGCAGCAACAGCAGGCCCTCGGCGAAGGGGTCGAGCGTGCCGCCGTGACACACGGGGAGCTGTTTGCGCGACAGGCCCGCCGCGTCCACCTCTTCCATGAAGGCGCGAACCAGGGAAAAGCTCGTTCCTCCCGCTGGTTTGTGTTCCAGATAGATGCCGGGCTTCATGCGTCGGGTCTCCTCGTGCCGACTCCGACCCCCACCCGCCGGTGCGCGGGTTCCGTGAGCCGCTGGACGCCCAGGCATACCTTTATTTTCGAGGGTCCTGGATGGCTTCCATCAATCAGAGCGGGCCGCGCGGGCGGTGGGAGGTGCTGGGGCGGGCCGTCCTGCTCAGCGGAGCCTTCTGCGGACTGACGGTGCTCAGCTCCCTGTTCGTCTTCCCGCCCCAGGAGAACGCCGCGGTATGGCTTCCCAGCGGACTGACGCTCGCCGTCTTCCTGTGCGCGGAGAAGCGCCGCTGGCCCGTGTACCTGGTCACCGTCTTCCTCACGCAATACGTCCTGGTGCTCCTCTATGGGGACTCTTGGAAGCTGGCCCTCTCCTGGTCGCTGGGCAACTGCCTGCGGACGGTGGTGGGCGCGGGGCTGATGCGGCGTTGGTTGAACGCGCAGGTGGCCTTCTCCCGGCCCCGGGACGTGCTCGCGCTCATCCTCGCGGGAGGACTGCTCAGCCCCCTGCCCAGCGCCACGCTGGGGGTGGGAGCGGTGACGCTGTTCTCGCTGCCCCTGAGCCCCCCGGAGCTCTGGACGGGGTGGCTGAACTGGTACCTCGCCGATGGGCTGGGCGCGGTGCTGGTCGCCCCCCTGCTCCTCACCTGGGCGGGCGAGCGGTCCCTTCCCCGGCGCCGCTGGGAGCGGGTGGAACTGGTGGGGGCCCTGGCCCTGCTGGGGCTCGTGGCCCACGTCACCTTCGGAATGCTCTCGCCCTGGGGCATCCTCCTGTCCCTGCCCTACGCGTGCCTGCCCTTCGTCCTCTGGGCGGCGCTGCGGCTGGGTCCCCGAGGCGCGGCCACCGCCATCGGGGTGCTGGGTTCCATCGCCGTCTGGCATACCTCCCTGGGGCGTGGGCCCTTCGGGGTGCTCCCCGCCACCGTCCCGGAGCGCGTGCTCTCGGTCCAGGTCTTCCTGGCGGTGGCGAGCCTGTCCTCGCTCTTCCTGGCGGCGATGGCGAGGGATCGCTGGCGGGTGGAGCGCAGTCAGCGGGTGCTGGCGGAGGCCGGCGCGGTGTTCGCCTCGTCGTTGGAGCCGCGCAACACCCTGCCGCGCGTGGCGAGGCTGCTCGTGCCGGAGCTGGTCTCTGGCTTCGCCGTGTGGTTGGAGGACGAGGAGGGGCGGCTGGTGCCCTCGGTGTGCGAGGGGATGACGCCGGAGCAGGAGGCGGGCCTGCGCGAGCAGGTGCGTCAGCTGTCCGAGCCCTCGAGGCGCTGCCTCCTCCCGGAGGGGTCGGCGGTGCTGGCGCGCATCCAACACCAGGGACGGGTGCTGGGCGGCATGGCCTTGATGCGGCTCGGCTCCTCGCGCCTGCCACGCCCGCGGTCAGCCGCGTTCGCCGAGGACCTGGCCCACCACTGCGCGCTCGCGTTGGAGAACGCCCGGCTCCTGGCGGACTACCAGGCCGCCATCCACGTCCGCGACGAGTTCATCACCGTCGCCGCCCACGAGCTGCGCACCCCGCTCACCTCGCTCAAGCTCCAGATGCGGAGCTTCGCGCGCCTGCTGCAGCAGCCCTCCGCCGTCACGCCCGAGGCGGTGCGCCCGCGCTTCCTCTCCATGTCCCGCCAGGTGGAGCGCCTGGGGCGGCTGGTGGAGGGGCTCCTGGACGTGGGGCGCATCAACACCGGCCGGCTGAACCTGGAGCGCGAGCTGCTGGACCTGGGCGAGCTGGTGCACGACGTGGTGGACCAGCTCTCCGGCGAGCTGGAGCGCGCCGGGTGCGAGGTGTCCCTCGTCCTCCAGCCGCGCGTCTGCGGCCTGTGGGACCGGACCCGGCTGGAGCAGGCCCTCAACCACCTGCTGGGCAACGCGGCGAAGTTCGGCGCCGGACACCCCATCGAGCTCCGGGTGGAGCAGCGGGAGGACCGGGCGTACCTCACCGTGAGGGACCAGGGCATCGGCCTGGCCCCCGAGGCGCTGGAGCGCGTCTTCGGCCGCTTCGAGCGGGCGGTGTCCTCCCGGGAGTACGGGGGCCTCGGGCTGGGCCTCTTCCTCACCCGGCGCATCGCCGAGGCCCATGGGGGCCACATCCGCGTCTCCAGCCAGCCGGGGCAGGGGGCCTCCTTCGTCCTGGAGCTGCCCGCCTCGTCCCTCTCCTCCGCCTACGTCCCCGGGCCCCCCCTCTCTCCGTGGCCCACCTCGCCCGCGGGCTCCCATCCAACGTAAGGGGCGGGTCGGCGGGCACCTACCTGCCAGCTCTCCCCGATGTCGACCAGCCGACCTCTGTACGTAAATGTTTCCGTGCCCCTCTGGATGGCATACACTCTGGGAGCAAGCCGTAGCCGTGCGACCTTGCTGGGGCGTCGTCTAATGGCAGGACGTCAGACTTTGAATCTGATTATCAAGGTTCGAATCCTTGCGCCCCAGCCACCCTTCTTCTTCTCTCGCCGGGTGGCGCGAGCCCTTGCGCGCCCGTGATGCACTAAGGACGGTGGGCCCATGCCGCAGCCGCAGAAGGTGCTCCTTCTCGTGTCCCTGGGTAATCCGCCTCCGGTGCTCCTCCGGGAAGTGGAGGAACCCATTTCGCTGCAACTGGGCATCGCCACGGTGGTGAGCAAGACCGCCCTGCCGACGCCCACCTACGCCTTCAACAAGGACCGTGGCCAGTACCACTGCAACGCCATCATGCGCCGGCTGGTGACCCTGCTGGAGCCGGGGCACTCCATGGTGCTGGGCGTCACGGACGTGGACCTCTTCGTGCCGGATTCGCCCTTCGTGCTGGGCGAGGCGGACCGGGAGTCGAAGAGCGCCGTGCTGAGCCTGGCCCGGCTGCGCCAGGGCGCCGATGGCGAGCTGCTCCGCCGCCGCCTCCAGGTGGAGGCCGTCCACCAGGCGGGGCACCTGCTCGGGCTCTCCTACTGCGAGGACCCCCGGTGCGTGATGTTCTTCGCCCAGACCCAACAGGACTGCGACCGCAAGCAGCAGTCGCTGTGCAACAACTGCCGTAACGAACTGAACAAGCTCAACCGGTAGGCGCGCCCGTCCCGGGTGCGCGCCCTCCACCCACTCGTGCTTGAATGCCGCGCGCGCAGGGTCGTCTCCATGCGCGACGACCCCGGTCACCCGGGGTCCCTCTTTCGGGGCCGGACAGGAGCACGAGCGTATGAAGTCGTTGTGGAGGATGTTGGGACTGGCGGTAGCGGCCGTGGGGCTGTCGGCGTGCGAGCCGTTCGATGACATCGACCTGGGTGGTGGCGCCGGCGGCGGTACGGCCTTCAGCCGCGGTTTCGTCTTCGTGCGCGACGGCAGCGGTGGCCGCAACCTGTACGCTGTGGACGATTCCGGGGACCCGAACTACCCGCTGCAGCTGACGAACCAGGGCGGGGCGTCCTTCCCCGCGGTGTCGCGCAACGGCCGGGTGGTGGCCTTCGTGCAGAGGGTGGGCTCCACCTTCGAGCTGCGCACGGTGCCCACCACCGGCACGGGTCAGCCTTCCACCGTGTTCTCCAGCACGAACACCAGCTGCGTCGGCTGCGGCAACTTCCGCTACCCCACCTTCAGCCCCGACGGGCAGACCATCGTCTTCACCCTGGACAAGGGCGGCTACTCGCACCTGGCCCGCGTGAGCACCGACGGCCGCGTCTTCCAGCAGCTCACCAACGGCGGCGGCTTCTTCTACGGCCCGTCCTCCTTCATGACCGATGGCAAGAGCGTGATCGCCGCCCGCGGCTCCGCCCTCAACCAGTACAGGGACCTCGTCCAGGTCAACCTGCAGACCGGTCTCGCCAACATCGTCTCCAGCGGTTTGGGCAACGCCGGCGCTCAGCTGGTCATGTCCCGCGTCACCGTGTCCCCCGATGGGACCAAGGTCGCCTTCGATGCCAGCACCAGCAGCGGCTCGCGCATCTTCGTCGGCCAGCTCGATGCGCAGTCCCAGGTCTATGACGTCACCCAGGTCACCGAGAAGCTCGGCTCCGAGGACACCTACCCCAGCTGGCGCGGCATCGCGGAGATCGCCTTCCTCTCCGACGCCGGCGGTAACGACAACATCTACCGCGTGAGCGCTACCTCCGTGCGCGGCTCCGGCGCCCTCCAGCTCGTCGTTCCCGTGGCCCTCGAGCCCGCCTACGGCGGTCTGTAGCCCTCTTGGATGTACGAAGGCCCGGGACCCTGACTTCGGGTCTCCGGGCCTTTTTACATCACGGAGGGGAATCCGGTTGGCGGGATACCCTCACCCCGACCCTCTCCCAGAGGGAGAGGGACTGACTCCGGGTTACTCGGGCTTGGCGTTCACCGCGACGCTCGGGGCCACCGTGCCGGTCCCCGTCTTCACTTCCATCGCGTCCGCCACCAGCTCGGTGATGTCCTTCACCTTGATGAGCTCCTCGCGGCCCGTGTCGTTCACCGCGTCCTTCAGCATCGTCGAGCAGAACGGGCACGCCACCGCCACCACGCCCTTGCCCCCCGGCTCCTTGTAGTCGCCCACCAGGCCCGGCTTGTGCTTGTCCGTCGCCGACGGGTACGGCGTGTTCGGATCCTCCGCGTGCTTCAGTGTCAGCGCCGCCTCGTTCAACCGGTTGTGGTTGATGCGCGTGCCGATGTGCTCCTCCATCCACATCCGCCCGCCTCCCGCACCGCAGCAGAAGCCCTCGCGCTTGCTGCGCTGCATCTCCACCACCTCGAGGCCTGGAATCGCCTTCAGCACCTCGCGCGGCGCGTCGTACACCCCGTTGTGCCGGCCCAGGTAGCACGGGTCGTGGTACGTCAGCTTCTCGTTCATCACCTGCGAGAGCTTGATGCGCTTCTCCTTCAGCAGGTCATTGATGAGCTGCGTGTGGTTGATGACCCGGTACTCGCCTCCGAACTCCGGGTACTCGTTCTTGATGGTGTTGAAGCAGTGCGGGCACTGGGTGATGACCGCCTTCACCCCCATCGAGTTCCACGTCTCCACGTTCGTCTTCGCCAGCGTCTGGTACAGGTACTCGTTGCCCATGCGCCGCGCCGAGTCCCCGTTGCACATCTCCTGCTTGCTCAGCGTGGCGAAGCTCACCCCCGCCTCCCGGAGGATCTTCACCAGCGCCCGGCTCACCTTCTTCTGCTTGTCGTCGTAGCTGCCCGCGCAGCCCACGAAGAAGAGGTACTCGTACGGGCCACCGCCATCACCCCAGGTCGGCAGCGCCAGGTCCGCCGCCCAGTCGTCCCGCTTGTCCTGGCCCAGGCCCCAGGGGTTGCCCTGGCGCTCCATGCCCTCGAACACGCGCTGGATTTCCGGCGGGAACTCCGCCTTCACCTGCACCTGGTAGCGCCGCATGTCGATGAGGCGCGGCACGTTCTCGATGAACACCGGGCACGCCGTCTCGCACCAGCCGCAGCTCGTGCACGCCCACACCGTCTCCGCCTTCAGCGCGCTCCCCACGATTTCCGGCAGCGGCTCGGTGGTGCCGGACGGGCCACGGCCCTCCTCCACCCACATCTGGTGCTCCCAGACCCAGTGCTTCAGGTCCTGGTTCACGCCCTTGTGCGTGAGCGGCTTGCCCGTGATGTACGTGGGGCAGTGCGTCTGGCAGCGGCCGCACTCGGTGCACGAGTACAGGTCCAGGCCCTGCTTCCAGGTCAGGTCCCTCACCGTCGCGGTGCCGAACTCCTCCTTCTCCAGGTTCGGCGTGGGCAGCTTCGCGCTCTGCGTGTTGCGCTGATCCGGCGAGATGCGCTGGAAGAACACGTTGGGCAGGCCGGTAATGACGTGGAAGTGCTTGCCCCAGGGCAGGAAGTTGAGGAACGCCAGGATGATGGCCAGGTGGATCCAGAAGCCCGCCACGCCCAGCACGTGCGCCGCCGTGTAGCCGAGCGGCTTCATCGCCATGCCCACCACGCTCGTGGCCGGCTCCCACCACACGAAGTTGCTCGTGGCCAGCGGCATCGTCTGCTCGCGGGGCACCATGTGGCTGCCACCGAAGAGGAACTCGGTGATCATCAGCCCGCTGATGAAGCCGAGGATGAGGTAGGCCTCCCACGAGGGGCTCATGCGGTCCGGCTTCACGCTGGCGCGCAGGTAGGCGAAGTAGAGGGCGCCCATCAGCGCGCCCACCGCCACCACGTCCTTGGCCAGCAGGTACAGCTTGTAGACCGTGAGCAGGCCCTGCTTGTCCGCCCAGAACGGGTCGGTCAGGTCGGTGAGCACCAGCAGGGCCGTCTCGGAGAAGCCCATCACGAACATCATGATGGTGCGCAGCGCCAGCACCACGAACGCCGCGAAGATGAGCACGTGCATCAGGCCCGGCGTGAACTCCTCCGGGTCCACCATGCGCTTCTGCCCGAAGCCGAAGCGCAGGAGCGCCGAGACGCGCTGGGGGATGTGATCCAACCGGCTCTCCTTCTTCATCGCCAGCAGGGCGCCGATGCGCCCTCCCATGGTCATGACGAAGACGGAGAGTCCGATGGTGAGGAGGAGGCCTGTGATGATGGGACTCATGGCGGTTCGGTGAACCTCGCGAAGGCCCGCGCGGCCGGGGCCGGATGCCGCGCTGCGGCAATGCTGTAATGCTGCAACCCTAACAAGGTTGATTTACGAATCAAGCGCCCTTCCAGGGTGAGAATCCGGGAGTTTCTACCTCAGTTGGTGCCTGCATGTAGCCCAAGCACGGAAACGTTGACGGTCCAACCCTGTTCACGCACGGTGTGAGCCCCGTGGGACCCGGATGCGGTGCGCCTCCAAGGGAGGAGGCCGTCCGGCGCCGGGGGGGAACCGAGACAGATGCGAATCATTCGAGGGGCAGTGGGCTGCCTGGCCCTGGGGCTGGCGGCGATGGGCTGTGGGGACTCGGGTCAGGCTCGTGAGGAGCGGAGCGCGCGCCACGAGGGGCGGTTGTCAGGGGAGACGGGGAGCGCCCCCCGGGAGTTCACCTGGGCGGGCGGCAAGCTCTTCTTCACCGCGGAGGACTCCCTCCATGGGCGCGAGCTGTGGGTGAGCGATGGGACGGGCGGGGGCACCCGGCTCGTCGAGGACCTCGTTACTGGCGGCCATGGCTACTTCCCCGAGAAGCTCACGGCGGCGAACGGGGTTCTGTTCTTCGTCCTCGGCAATGGCAGCTACACGGACTCCACACTCTGGCGCAGCGATGGGACGGCCGGGGGGACCTGGCCCCTCCACTCCGCGAGCACGGCACCGTCCAGGAACTTCGCGGTGAAGGAGTTCGTCTCCGCTGGGGGGACGCTCTTCCTCTCCGCGAGGACCGAGAGCTTCGGCGACTTCGAGGTGTGGAAGAGCGACGGGACGCCCGAGGGCACCGTGCTGGTGAAGGACATCCTCCCGTGGGATAACGCCGACATCCAGCTGGTGGATGCCGTGAACGGGACGCTCTTCTTCATCGCGAACGATGGCGAGGGGGGGCGCGCGCTGTGGAAGAGCGACGGGACGGCCGAGGGCACCGTGCTGCTGAAGCGCATCTCCGAGTACCTGGACAGCCCCCTCTACGACAAGGCGGCCGTTGGCGGGTTGCTCTACTTCATCACCAACGGCTCGGACAGCTCCACGCGCGCTCTCTGGAAGACGGATGGGACACCCGAGGGCACCGTGCATGTCACGGAAGTCTTGAGCAGCCCCTTCTCCTGGTCCGAGGACCACTTCCAGCTGACGGCCATGGGCGACGCGCTCTTCTTCGCCAGCTATACGGGCGACCCCGGCATCGAGCTGTGGAAGAGCGATGGGACGGCCGAGGGCACCGGGATGCTGACGGACATCTACCCCTCGGGCTGGTCCGAGCCCCAAGGTCTGCGGGCCGCCAACGGCGTCCTCTACTTCACCGCGTGGAGCCACGAGACGGGGCGCGAGATGTGGAAGAGCGACGGGACGGCCGAGGGCACCGTGCGCATCACGGACTTCCCGGGGGACTCGCTGGGTCCCCAGTGCTTCATGGTGGGGGTCGACGCTCGCCGGGCATACTTCGGCGTGTTCAATCTCGGGTCCTCGCAGGTGCAGTTGTGGAGGACGGACGGGACGGCGGAAGGCACGGTGCTGCTGCGGTCCTTCCCGTTGGGAGGGGTGGATGCTGGCCTGCAGGGCTCGTCCGCCTTCCGCGGTGACACCTTCTTCTTCCATGCGGATGACGGAACCGGGCTGCAGACGTGGAAGACGGATGGGACGCCCGAGGGCACCGTGCCCCTCCGGGACGTGACGTCCGGGACGACGCTCCGCTGAGCGGGCTTCGCTGACGGTCCGGGTTGTCGATGCCCGGGGTGACATTGACAGTCCGGACCGCCCTCCCCGACTGTGCTCTCTCGAAGGACCCGCGCGACGCGCTCTCAAAAGGGGGATGCCGTCCGCGCGGGGGAACCCAGACAGATGAGACGCATTCGAGGAGCAGTGGGCTGCCTGATCATGGGACTGGCGGCCATGGGGGGTTGTGCGGACTCGAACCCGAGGGCCCCCGGGGCCGCTCCGGAGGCCTCCGGCCAGCGGCGGAGTGCGCTCTCCCCGAGCACGCCCGCGCTGGTGAAGGACCTGCGGCCCACCCCCGCCCCGTCGTCGGTGGGGAGTGACCCCAGGGACTTCATGCAGGTGGGCAACACCCTCTTCTTCACCGCGACGGACTCCCTCCACGGACGCGAGCTGTGGGCCAGCGACGGGACACCCGGGAGCGCCCGGCTCGTCCAGGACATCCGCACCGGCTCGTCGGAGTCCCAGCCGCGCGACTTCGCGGACGTGAACGGGGTGCTCTACTTCATCGCGGACGACAACTCGCCCTCCAACAAGCTCTGGCGCAGCGATGGGACGCCCGAGGGCACCCGGGCCGTCCCGAGTGGCGGCCAGTACGGCTTCATCTTCATCACGGAGCTGGAGGTCATCGGCGGCACGCTCTTCTTCTCCGCGGTCGCCGGCCCGGAGAGCTTCCAGTTGTGGAAGACGGATGGGACGCCCGAGGGCACCCGGCTCGTGACTCCGTCCAACCCGTGGGGCGGGCGCGCTCCCGGGCAGCTGCGCAACGTGAACGGAACGCTCTACTTCACCGTGGACGATGGGCTGTCCGGGTCCGAGCTGTGGAAGAGTGACGGCACGGACGCGGGCACCGTGCGCGTGAAGGACCTCTCCCCGGGAACCGCGGGCACCACCTTCCACGAGCTCGTAGCGGTGGGGGACACGCTCTACTTCACCGCGACGAGTGCGGGGGCCTCGGCGCGCGAGCTGTGGAAGAGCAATGGGACGGACGAGGGCACCGTGCGTCTCACGAACGTTCCGCCGGGCCTCGCGGTCTCCGAGCCCACGGGGCTGGCGGGCGTGGGGCACACGCTCTTCTTCTCCGCTTCCGACCCCCAGGCCGGGCGCGAGCTGTGGAGGAGCGATGGGACGCCCCAGGGCACCGCGCGGGTGAAGGACCTCATCCCCGGCAGCGGCTCCTCCTATCTGTCCAGCCTGCGCAACGTCGGTGGTGTCCTCTTCTTCTGCGCCTCGGGCGAGCTGTGGAAGAGCGATGGGACGGACCAGGGCACCGTGCGCCTCCGGGACCTCCAGCCGATGCTCGGCTCCGTGTACGGCCCCCTGGCCGTGGCGGGCCCGCGCGCGTACTTCCTCGCGCCCACCAGCGCGGGTGCACAGGCGCTCTGGGCGAGTGATGGGACCGCGGACGGAACGATGCCCCTGAGCTACTCCCTCCGGGGCTCCTGGATCGAGGGGTACATGGAATCCATGCGCTCCTACGGCGCGGCCGGAAACACCCTCTTCTTCGGGGCGGAGGATGGCTCGCGCGGCCTCGAGCCGTGGATGACGGATGGGACGCCCGGGGGCACCGTGCCGCTGGGCGACCTCGACGTGGGGCTGCATGGCGGTACCCCCCGGGCCCTGATGGAGCTGGGCGGGGGCAGGTTCCTCTTCTCGGCCAGGAGCGACACGGGCAGGGCGCTGTGGGTGAGCGATGGAACCGAGGCGGGCACCCGCCTGGTGCGGGACGGCTTCCAGAGCATCGACCGGTGGAGCGTGCGCGTGGGGGACGCGGTTTTCCTCAAGGTATCCACCACCACCTCCAGCTCCCAGCTCTGGCGGACCAACGGGACGCCGGAGGGCACCTGGCTCGTCAAGGACATCAACCTCCACACCTACAACACGTTCCTGCCGCTCGGGGTGGAGCTCGGAGGCAAGCTCGTCTTCACCGCCATCACCGCCGCCGAGGGATGGGAGCCATGGGTGAGTGATGGGACGCCCGAGGGCACCCGGCTCTTGAAGGACGTCCGCCCGGGCAAGACGTCGTCGGAGCCCTCGTACCTGGTGACGGTGGGCGACACCGTCTACTTCGCCGCGAATGACGGCGTGAACGGTTATGAGCTGTGGCGGACCGATGGGACCACCGAGGGCACGGTCATCAAGGACAT from the Archangium lipolyticum genome contains:
- a CDS encoding ELWxxDGT repeat protein is translated as MRIIRGAVGCLALGLAAMGCGDSGQAREERSARHEGRLSGETGSAPREFTWAGGKLFFTAEDSLHGRELWVSDGTGGGTRLVEDLVTGGHGYFPEKLTAANGVLFFVLGNGSYTDSTLWRSDGTAGGTWPLHSASTAPSRNFAVKEFVSAGGTLFLSARTESFGDFEVWKSDGTPEGTVLVKDILPWDNADIQLVDAVNGTLFFIANDGEGGRALWKSDGTAEGTVLLKRISEYLDSPLYDKAAVGGLLYFITNGSDSSTRALWKTDGTPEGTVHVTEVLSSPFSWSEDHFQLTAMGDALFFASYTGDPGIELWKSDGTAEGTGMLTDIYPSGWSEPQGLRAANGVLYFTAWSHETGREMWKSDGTAEGTVRITDFPGDSLGPQCFMVGVDARRAYFGVFNLGSSQVQLWRTDGTAEGTVLLRSFPLGGVDAGLQGSSAFRGDTFFFHADDGTGLQTWKTDGTPEGTVPLRDVTSGTTLR
- a CDS encoding non-proteolytic archaemetzincin-like protein; this encodes MPQPQKVLLLVSLGNPPPVLLREVEEPISLQLGIATVVSKTALPTPTYAFNKDRGQYHCNAIMRRLVTLLEPGHSMVLGVTDVDLFVPDSPFVLGEADRESKSAVLSLARLRQGADGELLRRRLQVEAVHQAGHLLGLSYCEDPRCVMFFAQTQQDCDRKQQSLCNNCRNELNKLNR
- a CDS encoding (Fe-S)-binding protein, whose protein sequence is MSPIITGLLLTIGLSVFVMTMGGRIGALLAMKKESRLDHIPQRVSALLRFGFGQKRMVDPEEFTPGLMHVLIFAAFVVLALRTIMMFVMGFSETALLVLTDLTDPFWADKQGLLTVYKLYLLAKDVVAVGALMGALYFAYLRASVKPDRMSPSWEAYLILGFISGLMITEFLFGGSHMVPREQTMPLATSNFVWWEPATSVVGMAMKPLGYTAAHVLGVAGFWIHLAIILAFLNFLPWGKHFHVITGLPNVFFQRISPDQRNTQSAKLPTPNLEKEEFGTATVRDLTWKQGLDLYSCTECGRCQTHCPTYITGKPLTHKGVNQDLKHWVWEHQMWVEEGRGPSGTTEPLPEIVGSALKAETVWACTSCGWCETACPVFIENVPRLIDMRRYQVQVKAEFPPEIQRVFEGMERQGNPWGLGQDKRDDWAADLALPTWGDGGGPYEYLFFVGCAGSYDDKQKKVSRALVKILREAGVSFATLSKQEMCNGDSARRMGNEYLYQTLAKTNVETWNSMGVKAVITQCPHCFNTIKNEYPEFGGEYRVINHTQLINDLLKEKRIKLSQVMNEKLTYHDPCYLGRHNGVYDAPREVLKAIPGLEVVEMQRSKREGFCCGAGGGRMWMEEHIGTRINHNRLNEAALTLKHAEDPNTPYPSATDKHKPGLVGDYKEPGGKGVVAVACPFCSTMLKDAVNDTGREELIKVKDITELVADAMEVKTGTGTVAPSVAVNAKPE
- a CDS encoding TolB family protein, producing the protein MKSLWRMLGLAVAAVGLSACEPFDDIDLGGGAGGGTAFSRGFVFVRDGSGGRNLYAVDDSGDPNYPLQLTNQGGASFPAVSRNGRVVAFVQRVGSTFELRTVPTTGTGQPSTVFSSTNTSCVGCGNFRYPTFSPDGQTIVFTLDKGGYSHLARVSTDGRVFQQLTNGGGFFYGPSSFMTDGKSVIAARGSALNQYRDLVQVNLQTGLANIVSSGLGNAGAQLVMSRVTVSPDGTKVAFDASTSSGSRIFVGQLDAQSQVYDVTQVTEKLGSEDTYPSWRGIAEIAFLSDAGGNDNIYRVSATSVRGSGALQLVVPVALEPAYGGL
- a CDS encoding sensor histidine kinase, with amino-acid sequence MASINQSGPRGRWEVLGRAVLLSGAFCGLTVLSSLFVFPPQENAAVWLPSGLTLAVFLCAEKRRWPVYLVTVFLTQYVLVLLYGDSWKLALSWSLGNCLRTVVGAGLMRRWLNAQVAFSRPRDVLALILAGGLLSPLPSATLGVGAVTLFSLPLSPPELWTGWLNWYLADGLGAVLVAPLLLTWAGERSLPRRRWERVELVGALALLGLVAHVTFGMLSPWGILLSLPYACLPFVLWAALRLGPRGAATAIGVLGSIAVWHTSLGRGPFGVLPATVPERVLSVQVFLAVASLSSLFLAAMARDRWRVERSQRVLAEAGAVFASSLEPRNTLPRVARLLVPELVSGFAVWLEDEEGRLVPSVCEGMTPEQEAGLREQVRQLSEPSRRCLLPEGSAVLARIQHQGRVLGGMALMRLGSSRLPRPRSAAFAEDLAHHCALALENARLLADYQAAIHVRDEFITVAAHELRTPLTSLKLQMRSFARLLQQPSAVTPEAVRPRFLSMSRQVERLGRLVEGLLDVGRINTGRLNLERELLDLGELVHDVVDQLSGELERAGCEVSLVLQPRVCGLWDRTRLEQALNHLLGNAAKFGAGHPIELRVEQREDRAYLTVRDQGIGLAPEALERVFGRFERAVSSREYGGLGLGLFLTRRIAEAHGGHIRVSSQPGQGASFVLELPASSLSSAYVPGPPLSPWPTSPAGSHPT
- a CDS encoding ELWxxDGT repeat protein; the protein is MRRIRGAVGCLIMGLAAMGGCADSNPRAPGAAPEASGQRRSALSPSTPALVKDLRPTPAPSSVGSDPRDFMQVGNTLFFTATDSLHGRELWASDGTPGSARLVQDIRTGSSESQPRDFADVNGVLYFIADDNSPSNKLWRSDGTPEGTRAVPSGGQYGFIFITELEVIGGTLFFSAVAGPESFQLWKTDGTPEGTRLVTPSNPWGGRAPGQLRNVNGTLYFTVDDGLSGSELWKSDGTDAGTVRVKDLSPGTAGTTFHELVAVGDTLYFTATSAGASARELWKSNGTDEGTVRLTNVPPGLAVSEPTGLAGVGHTLFFSASDPQAGRELWRSDGTPQGTARVKDLIPGSGSSYLSSLRNVGGVLFFCASGELWKSDGTDQGTVRLRDLQPMLGSVYGPLAVAGPRAYFLAPTSAGAQALWASDGTADGTMPLSYSLRGSWIEGYMESMRSYGAAGNTLFFGAEDGSRGLEPWMTDGTPGGTVPLGDLDVGLHGGTPRALMELGGGRFLFSARSDTGRALWVSDGTEAGTRLVRDGFQSIDRWSVRVGDAVFLKVSTTTSSSQLWRTNGTPEGTWLVKDINLHTYNTFLPLGVELGGKLVFTAITAAEGWEPWVSDGTPEGTRLLKDVRPGKTSSEPSYLVTVGDTVYFAANDGVNGYELWRTDGTTEGTVIKDIIPGPAYSQPRHLVELNGRLVFSGRNDVPEEGAVLWEVDAQGRQRKISVTAPGAVGSAVYETVVSEGTLFFFANQNSKLELWSYDGTSANATLVARDLFRSSFTAVAVGGAIYFGADTFADGMELWRSDGTPEGTRMVKQIRGAFTAGMGDVFTPQGIADRGVVLFSASDGVRGLELWMSDGTDEGTRPIGDLNPGPRSSNPADYVRIGDGDYVYFGADDGTHGSELWRWKLPPPDTTAPVLTCPAAVTVEATSSSGALASWPGAAARDDVTSPPWVTYSHRSGTRFPLGTTPVTVKAKDATGNTATCSFGVSVVDSTAPGVTCPSDVEVEAVGPDGSAVTFAAATVSDAVTASPEVTYSHASGSTFALGETGVTVSAKDSAGNTGTCSFRVTVKDSTRPTLMCPAPVVAEASSSSGARVTYGAAEASDSASPVTMSYSQVSGSEFPLGTTSVTVSAKDSADNEGSCAFSVTVRDTTAPAITCPADLEVETRDAQGLAVEYPSATASDAVTAAPRLAYSHASGGLFPVGTTPVEATATDAAGNSASCSFRVTVKPQPEYSVKVDEGLGCGAAGGSPSAGLGGALALLSWLALGRARARRD